In Bacillus sp. S3, the sequence TATCCGAATGCTTTTCCTTGCCAACTATGAAAGCAGTTTCAAAGGTTAAAAGGTTGAAGTATGGCTTAAAAGAAACAAATCAAAAGGGAGAGTGATGTCCATTTATGAATGGAAACGTGAATAAAAAAGTTGAACAAGATGCCTTTCCACTGTATGAAACCCTTGCATCTTTAGAACATAGTAAGGAGGTACCGGAAATCGAACGTAAAAAGAGAAAGTGGAAAATCTCTGGCGAAACAGGCATTATGTGGAGTTCGGTTGTCATTATATTTTTACTTTGGTATATCGTTACAAAACTCAATATCTTTTCTGAAGTCTTTATCCCTTCCCCGGCAAAAACGTGGGCTGCCTTTACCGATTTACTAGTTAATGGTTACAAAGGAAATAGTCTATTATTTCATCTACTTGATAGTCTATACAGACTATCTATGGCATTCTTCTTCGCATTAATTACAGCAGTTCCTTTAGGATTAATCAGTGGTTATTCATCAAAAGTAAGAGCTGCATTAGATCCCATCCTAGAATTCTATCGTCCCCTACCACCGCTGTCATACTATACACTACTAATATTATGGTTTGGAATCGGAGATCTATCAAAGGTTGCATTATTATATCTTGCTGCCTTTGCTCCAATGTATATCGCCGCAGTTTCCGGCGTAAAAGGTGTCTTAGAAGATCGAATCCATTCTGCCACTTCATTAGGTGCAAATAACTGGCAAACGTTTCGCTATGTCATTTTTCCATCCTGTTTACCGGAGATATTCACCGGGATGCGAACAGCAATTGGATTTGCCTATACAACGTTAGTTGCGTCTGAAATGGTAGCCGCTGTCTCTGGAATCGGGTGGTTAGTGCTTGATGCAAGTAAATATTTACGAAGTGACATCATGTATGTAGGTATTATTTTAATGGGTGTGACAGGGATTTTACTTGATCGAATCCTTCGTAAAATTGAAGACAAAGTGATTCCTTGGAAGGGCAAAGATTAAAAAATTGGGGGTAAAGAGATGAGAAATGGCAAGATGAAATGGTTCATGTGTTTGATGATCGTTTTCTCACTACTATTGATTAGTGCCTGCGGTAACAAAACTACATCCAAATCCGCTGATGGGACTGTAGAGTTTCGAATTGGTTATCAAGTTATACCCAATGCAGAGCTGCTAGCAAAAGCTACCAAAATGTTTGAAGAGAAATTCAAAGGTGTTACGGTCAAATTGGTTCAGTTTGAAGCGGCGGTTGACGTGAATACTGCCATGGCTGCAGGTGAAATTGATGCTGGCTTGATCGGTTCTAGTTCAGTTGCATCAGGGGTAGCGCAAAATTTACCATACAAAGTCATTTGGCTTCACGATGTAATTGGAGATAACGAGGCATTAATTGCCAAGAAAGATAGTGGCATCAAATCACTTGAAGATGTTGTAGGTAAAAAGATTGCTGTCTCTTTCGGTTCGACAACCCATTACAGTTTGTTATCCGCACTTAAATTAAAAGGAATAGACCAAAATAAAGTAACCATTTTAGACATGAAACCGGCTGACATGTTAGCAGCATGGAAACAAGGACAAATTGATGGCGGATATGTCTGGTACCCGACATTAGGAGAGATGGTTTCAGACGGCAATATTATTTTAACGAGCCGCGACCTTGCGAAAGATGGAATTCTCACCGCTGATGTAGGGATTGCAACGAAGGACTTTATTGAGAAACATCCGGATGTTTTAAAACAATATATAAAAATATTAGATGAATCCGTCCAGTTATATCGTTCATCCAAAGAAGAAGCGGCTGATTCGATGAAAACTGAATTAAACGTTTCAAAAGAGGACGCGACATTTTTCATGGATCAATTAATCTGGTTGGATGCAAAAGAACAGGCCTCAGAAGAGTATTTAGGAACAGTCGATAAAAAAGGAGCATTTTCAAAAGCGCTAAAGGATACGGCGGAGTTTTTAAAAACGCAAAAGGCGATTGACTCTGTACCCGACCTTAAGGCATATGAAGATGCCATTGAACCAAAATTCCTTCAAAAAGATTAGGAGGTGAACCCTATTATAAATAGTTATGCTCTTACAGAAACCGCATCCGAATCTATGGTCATCCAAATAAAAGATGTAGAATTGACGTATCAAACAGATAAGCAAGTAGTGACGG encodes:
- a CDS encoding ABC transporter permease, producing MNGNVNKKVEQDAFPLYETLASLEHSKEVPEIERKKRKWKISGETGIMWSSVVIIFLLWYIVTKLNIFSEVFIPSPAKTWAAFTDLLVNGYKGNSLLFHLLDSLYRLSMAFFFALITAVPLGLISGYSSKVRAALDPILEFYRPLPPLSYYTLLILWFGIGDLSKVALLYLAAFAPMYIAAVSGVKGVLEDRIHSATSLGANNWQTFRYVIFPSCLPEIFTGMRTAIGFAYTTLVASEMVAAVSGIGWLVLDASKYLRSDIMYVGIILMGVTGILLDRILRKIEDKVIPWKGKD
- a CDS encoding MetQ/NlpA family ABC transporter substrate-binding protein; protein product: MRNGKMKWFMCLMIVFSLLLISACGNKTTSKSADGTVEFRIGYQVIPNAELLAKATKMFEEKFKGVTVKLVQFEAAVDVNTAMAAGEIDAGLIGSSSVASGVAQNLPYKVIWLHDVIGDNEALIAKKDSGIKSLEDVVGKKIAVSFGSTTHYSLLSALKLKGIDQNKVTILDMKPADMLAAWKQGQIDGGYVWYPTLGEMVSDGNIILTSRDLAKDGILTADVGIATKDFIEKHPDVLKQYIKILDESVQLYRSSKEEAADSMKTELNVSKEDATFFMDQLIWLDAKEQASEEYLGTVDKKGAFSKALKDTAEFLKTQKAIDSVPDLKAYEDAIEPKFLQKD